Proteins from a genomic interval of Erwinia sp. SLM-02:
- the yfdE gene encoding CoA:oxalate CoA-transferase, whose amino-acid sequence MQRQKDHIAGNINPKRKGPLSNITVVDLTHVINGPFATSILADLGARVIKVEPPQGDDTRKNGPYIGNKSLYFSCVNRGKESVVLNLKEDKDKKIFINMVSKADVVVENFRPGVMDRLGFSFDELKKINPQIIYAASSGFGHSGPMANYPAYDTIIQGISGLMDATGFPDGPPTRVGTSVSDIAAGLYLYAGIVTALLDREHTGKGMQVDIAMLDATIAFLEHPFMAYAATGKGPERIGNRHPSMAPFDTFQASDKSFVICCGNDHLFSLLCTNLAIPELIDHPHYKTNVLRTQNQSSLKSALEAVLITRTAQEWIDYLDAAGVPVGPILDVAEAVEHPQSQARNMVVTAGGLKMPGNPIKLSAYDDPTIRGAAPELDEHGQRIREEFKS is encoded by the coding sequence ATGCAAAGACAAAAAGACCACATCGCAGGAAACATTAATCCGAAACGAAAAGGGCCACTGTCCAATATTACAGTGGTTGATTTAACTCATGTGATTAATGGTCCTTTTGCAACATCGATCCTGGCTGACTTAGGCGCCCGGGTTATTAAAGTTGAACCCCCGCAAGGGGATGATACTCGTAAAAATGGACCTTATATCGGAAATAAATCCCTATATTTTTCATGCGTTAACCGTGGAAAAGAAAGCGTTGTTTTAAATCTGAAAGAAGATAAAGACAAAAAAATATTCATCAACATGGTTTCGAAAGCAGATGTCGTTGTTGAAAACTTCCGGCCTGGCGTGATGGACAGGTTAGGATTTTCTTTCGATGAGCTGAAGAAAATTAATCCACAAATTATTTACGCTGCATCTTCGGGGTTTGGCCATTCCGGGCCTATGGCTAATTATCCCGCGTATGACACCATTATTCAGGGAATAAGTGGGTTAATGGATGCAACAGGATTCCCCGACGGCCCCCCAACAAGAGTGGGCACATCAGTCTCTGATATTGCTGCCGGTCTTTATCTTTACGCAGGTATAGTGACGGCATTGTTAGACCGCGAGCATACGGGAAAAGGCATGCAGGTCGATATTGCCATGCTGGATGCTACCATCGCTTTTCTTGAACATCCGTTCATGGCCTATGCTGCAACCGGTAAAGGGCCTGAGCGAATCGGTAATCGACATCCCTCAATGGCACCGTTTGATACCTTCCAGGCTAGCGATAAATCTTTTGTAATATGCTGCGGCAATGATCATCTTTTTAGCTTACTTTGCACAAATCTGGCCATTCCTGAACTTATCGATCATCCTCATTATAAGACGAATGTTTTACGAACCCAAAACCAGTCTTCCTTAAAATCCGCGCTAGAGGCCGTTCTGATTACAAGAACGGCGCAGGAGTGGATAGATTATCTTGATGCTGCGGGTGTACCTGTCGGCCCTATCCTGGATGTTGCTGAAGCGGTGGAGCATCCCCAATCGCAGGCGCGAAATATGGTAGTGACGGCAGGAGGATTGAAAATGCCCGGCAATCCGATAAAGCTGTCTGCCTATGATGATCCCACCATACGTGGCGCGGCACCGGAGCTTGATGAACATGGACAACGTATACGAGAAGAGTTCAAATCATGA
- a CDS encoding YoaK family protein, protein MIPSKDAVEFKEYLRLIAVTASGAMTEVVCYADAGHMYAGIMTGNTVQLGWLFWAGEWAKVIPLLLVIMCFAMGCVISQILRCKHVSITSIYGLMLILLLAASFLRLHSSLRVWLEMPVLSFTVAIQAVAFPRFDSVGLQTVVTTNNIVKFTTGLVSYYIYPSIDKEKRPLAADVWIPGVCWFTFIISAGMGGWLVKNTNSPLIGSILIISIFFGLSVCLRRRRDSFL, encoded by the coding sequence ATGATCCCATCAAAGGACGCGGTGGAGTTTAAAGAGTACCTTCGCCTTATTGCCGTAACCGCCTCAGGGGCAATGACGGAAGTTGTCTGCTATGCGGATGCGGGGCATATGTATGCCGGGATTATGACCGGAAATACAGTGCAGTTAGGATGGCTTTTTTGGGCCGGAGAGTGGGCCAAAGTTATACCTCTGCTACTGGTTATTATGTGTTTCGCTATGGGATGTGTAATCAGTCAGATATTACGCTGCAAGCATGTATCAATAACCTCTATCTATGGATTGATGCTAATACTTTTGCTTGCCGCCAGTTTTTTAAGACTGCACTCTTCTCTGAGAGTATGGCTGGAAATGCCTGTCCTTTCATTTACGGTTGCAATTCAGGCCGTCGCTTTCCCCAGATTTGATAGTGTCGGTCTGCAAACAGTGGTTACCACCAATAACATTGTTAAATTCACTACTGGCTTAGTAAGTTATTATATTTATCCATCCATTGATAAGGAAAAAAGGCCGCTGGCAGCTGATGTGTGGATACCCGGCGTGTGCTGGTTTACGTTTATTATCTCGGCAGGGATGGGAGGATGGCTGGTTAAAAACACTAACAGTCCGTTAATTGGATCGATTTTAATTATTTCCATATTTTTTGGCCTGAGTGTTTGTTTGAGGCGGCGGCGAGATTCATTCTTATGA
- a CDS encoding MFS transporter, producing MNKNVKLSQKRWLYLMPVIFITYSLAYLDRANYGFAAAAGIDRDLGITKNISSLIGALFFLGYFFFQVPGAVYAVKRSVRKLVFVSLLLWGVLAAATGLVANIPMLMIIRFTLGVVEAAVMPAMLIFISNWFTKGERSRANTFLILGNPVTVLWMSILSGYLIQAWGWREMFIIEGIPAVAWAFFWWWAVRDKPSEVTWLSASEKRDLEQAMAAEQQDIKPVKNYREAFTSRNVICLCLVHVFWSIGVYGFMMWMPSIIKAGANRDIVSVGWLAAVPYLAAIVLMLIVSTLSDKVQNRKLFVWPLLLIAGLAFTGSWLLGSDSFWISYGLLILAAACMYAPYGPFFALIPELLPKSVAGISMGLINSFGALGAFTGAWLVGLLNGLTGNPSLSFVLMAVSLFISVAIMYSVRPQSKQDGKAVTAVGAKA from the coding sequence ATGAATAAAAACGTTAAACTATCTCAGAAACGTTGGCTCTATTTAATGCCGGTGATATTCATTACCTACAGCCTCGCCTATCTTGACCGCGCCAACTATGGTTTTGCCGCCGCGGCAGGTATCGATCGCGACCTAGGGATTACCAAGAATATTTCATCGCTGATAGGCGCCCTGTTCTTCCTCGGCTACTTCTTTTTCCAGGTTCCCGGCGCGGTTTATGCCGTAAAACGCAGCGTCCGCAAGCTGGTGTTTGTCAGCCTGCTGCTTTGGGGGGTCCTTGCTGCCGCAACCGGCCTGGTGGCGAATATCCCGATGCTGATGATTATCCGCTTTACGCTCGGCGTGGTGGAAGCGGCGGTGATGCCGGCAATGCTGATCTTTATCAGCAACTGGTTCACCAAGGGCGAGCGCTCGCGGGCCAATACGTTCCTGATTCTCGGCAATCCGGTGACCGTACTGTGGATGTCGATTCTTTCCGGTTACCTGATCCAGGCCTGGGGCTGGCGCGAGATGTTCATCATTGAAGGTATCCCGGCGGTGGCCTGGGCCTTTTTCTGGTGGTGGGCGGTGCGCGATAAGCCATCGGAGGTGACCTGGCTGTCAGCGAGTGAGAAACGCGATTTAGAACAGGCGATGGCCGCCGAGCAGCAGGACATTAAGCCGGTAAAAAATTACCGGGAAGCCTTCACCTCACGTAACGTGATCTGCCTGTGCCTGGTGCACGTATTCTGGAGCATTGGCGTATACGGTTTTATGATGTGGATGCCGTCCATTATTAAGGCGGGGGCCAATCGCGATATCGTCTCCGTTGGCTGGCTGGCCGCCGTGCCTTACCTGGCGGCAATTGTGCTGATGCTGATCGTCTCAACGCTGTCTGACAAAGTTCAGAACCGTAAACTGTTTGTCTGGCCGCTGCTGCTGATCGCGGGCCTGGCTTTCACCGGCTCCTGGCTCCTGGGCAGCGATTCCTTCTGGATCTCCTACGGGCTGCTCATTCTTGCCGCCGCCTGTATGTACGCGCCGTACGGTCCGTTCTTTGCGTTGATCCCCGAGCTGCTGCCGAAAAGCGTGGCCGGTATCTCAATGGGCCTGATCAACAGCTTCGGTGCGCTGGGCGCCTTCACCGGCGCGTGGCTGGTGGGCTTACTGAACGGCCTGACCGGCAACCCCAGCCTGTCGTTTGTGCTGATGGCGGTATCGCTGTTTATCTCGGTGGCGATCATGTATTCGGTGCGGCCGCAGAGTAAACAGGATGGTAAAGCGGTGACTGCGGTCGGGGCCAAGGCGTGA
- a CDS encoding colicin V synthesis protein, with amino-acid sequence MRELTTVEVDDVSGAGLMDALYSGILLGATAGAAGAIIGGKHGGDGGGLLGVGSIGQGVGMIVAGAIGVAAGSVAGGLYGFNHRDQVEKISMDFYKSVVNGTF; translated from the coding sequence ATGCGTGAATTAACAACTGTTGAGGTTGATGATGTTTCTGGTGCAGGTTTAATGGATGCGCTGTATTCAGGGATACTGCTTGGTGCGACGGCGGGTGCTGCTGGCGCGATTATCGGTGGAAAACACGGTGGTGATGGTGGTGGCCTGCTGGGCGTGGGTTCAATTGGTCAGGGCGTCGGTATGATTGTTGCTGGTGCGATCGGTGTTGCTGCAGGGAGCGTTGCAGGGGGACTTTACGGTTTTAACCATCGCGATCAGGTTGAAAAAATTTCAATGGACTTTTACAAGAGCGTGGTTAACGGGACTTTCTAA
- a CDS encoding DUF1304 domain-containing protein — protein sequence MLANTLIALVAAIHIYILILEMFLWDTATGRRAFNLSEEFARSTRVLAANQGLYNGFLAAGLLWGLWLGESGFQFKLFFLSCVMIAGIYGAATASRKILYVQSIPALIALGALLYG from the coding sequence ATGCTAGCCAATACGCTGATCGCCCTCGTGGCGGCAATACATATCTATATTTTGATCCTGGAGATGTTTCTGTGGGACACCGCAACCGGCCGCCGGGCGTTTAACCTGAGCGAAGAGTTTGCCCGCAGCACCCGCGTGCTGGCGGCGAATCAGGGGCTGTATAACGGCTTTCTGGCCGCCGGCCTGCTGTGGGGGCTGTGGCTTGGCGAAAGCGGATTCCAGTTTAAGCTGTTTTTCCTCAGCTGCGTGATGATTGCCGGGATCTACGGCGCGGCGACGGCCAGCCGTAAAATCCTTTACGTACAGTCGATTCCCGCGTTGATTGCGCTGGGGGCACTGCTTTATGGCTGA
- a CDS encoding PTS sugar transporter subunit IIA, whose protein sequence is MLIARENIFLNKNFSSKGEIFQFLSQQAVEQGWAADAEKIEADLWTRENQYSTGFEGQIAIPHAKTVNVTEAGVIFIRLQQALDWESLDDSPIKIVFGLFVPESGAQLLHLKIINSLASQIVEDDFRQQLFDAKSEDELYNYMQSRVVIEEDA, encoded by the coding sequence ATGTTGATCGCCAGAGAGAACATTTTTCTGAATAAGAATTTCAGTAGTAAGGGGGAGATATTTCAGTTTCTGTCGCAGCAGGCGGTTGAGCAGGGCTGGGCGGCGGATGCAGAAAAAATAGAGGCGGATCTGTGGACCCGTGAAAACCAGTATTCCACCGGCTTTGAAGGCCAGATTGCCATCCCGCATGCCAAAACGGTCAACGTGACCGAGGCCGGGGTGATCTTTATCCGCCTGCAGCAGGCGCTGGACTGGGAAAGTCTGGACGACAGCCCGATAAAAATCGTCTTCGGCCTGTTCGTGCCGGAATCCGGTGCGCAGCTGCTGCATTTAAAAATCATCAACAGCCTGGCCAGCCAGATCGTCGAAGACGATTTCCGCCAGCAACTGTTTGATGCCAAAAGCGAAGATGAACTGTACAACTACATGCAGTCGCGTGTGGTCATTGAGGAAGACGCATGA
- a CDS encoding PTS fructose transporter subunit IIB, with the protein MNIVGVTSCIAGLAHTPMAAKSLEKEGAKLGHSVKVEQQGAMGMMNKLSPAEISAADFVLIAADRSIEEEERFEGKIIIRVKIGQCVSHAAEVIKKCVAAVEERKNK; encoded by the coding sequence ATGAATATTGTCGGAGTTACGTCCTGTATCGCCGGGCTGGCGCATACGCCCATGGCGGCCAAGTCGCTGGAAAAAGAGGGCGCGAAGCTGGGCCACAGCGTCAAAGTGGAGCAGCAGGGCGCGATGGGAATGATGAACAAGCTTTCCCCGGCGGAGATTAGCGCGGCCGATTTCGTGCTGATCGCCGCCGACCGATCCATAGAAGAAGAGGAGCGTTTTGAAGGAAAAATAATAATCCGGGTGAAAATTGGACAGTGCGTCAGCCACGCCGCTGAAGTGATAAAGAAATGCGTCGCCGCCGTTGAAGAACGTAAAAATAAATAA
- a CDS encoding PTS fructose transporter subunit IIC, with amino-acid sequence MKKIMVDIKNHLMTGISFALPVIIAGSLMVAVAKIIGIAFGASDLNQFADVQGIKNWLYQTQEIGFKIIGLMNYILGAYVAYSIAGKKGLAAGFAAGLIASITGSGFLGAALGGLLAGYSSDWVARRVRITGSAATSVPLIILPFITVGLQVLVMLLLLGDALSWLNSSLMSWVQEMTKDGTSTVVLAAVLGGMICFDLGGPVNKAAWGTANVLFLSGVYLPAILVNVAIIIPPLGYAAARFLRPANYSQTLKEAGNGSVIMGILGISEGAIPFTLKNPARLIPLNVFAGIAGAMTVALLKAYPIMPPLGGLYGGFTVGNAWAYFAGALVGTLVIAFGANLLVNFNDEPTGSAQADDFAADNIEIKFD; translated from the coding sequence ATGAAAAAAATAATGGTGGATATAAAGAACCATCTGATGACGGGTATTTCCTTTGCCCTGCCGGTCATTATTGCCGGCTCACTGATGGTGGCCGTAGCAAAAATTATCGGTATTGCTTTTGGTGCCTCCGACCTTAATCAGTTTGCCGACGTGCAGGGAATTAAAAACTGGCTGTACCAGACTCAGGAAATCGGCTTCAAAATAATCGGACTGATGAATTATATCCTCGGTGCGTATGTGGCCTATTCCATCGCCGGGAAAAAAGGGCTGGCGGCCGGTTTTGCCGCCGGGCTGATTGCCTCCATTACCGGGTCCGGCTTCCTCGGCGCGGCGCTCGGCGGCCTGCTGGCGGGCTACTCCTCCGACTGGGTGGCGCGCAGGGTGCGCATCACCGGCTCGGCGGCCACCTCGGTGCCGTTGATTATCCTGCCGTTTATCACCGTCGGCCTGCAGGTGCTGGTCATGCTGCTGCTGCTGGGCGATGCCCTGAGCTGGCTGAACAGCTCGCTGATGTCCTGGGTACAGGAAATGACCAAAGACGGCACCAGTACCGTGGTGCTGGCGGCGGTGCTCGGCGGCATGATCTGCTTTGACCTCGGCGGCCCGGTAAATAAAGCGGCGTGGGGCACGGCAAACGTACTGTTTCTCAGCGGCGTTTATCTGCCCGCCATCCTGGTCAACGTGGCGATTATCATCCCGCCGCTGGGCTATGCCGCCGCGCGTTTCCTGCGCCCGGCCAACTACAGCCAGACGCTGAAAGAGGCCGGTAACGGTTCGGTGATTATGGGCATCCTCGGCATCTCCGAAGGAGCGATCCCCTTCACGCTGAAAAACCCGGCGCGCCTGATCCCGCTTAACGTTTTTGCCGGTATCGCCGGTGCCATGACCGTCGCCTTACTGAAAGCCTATCCGATTATGCCGCCGCTGGGCGGGCTGTACGGTGGCTTTACCGTCGGCAATGCCTGGGCCTATTTCGCCGGGGCGCTGGTTGGCACGCTGGTTATCGCCTTCGGTGCCAACCTGCTGGTGAACTTTAACGACGAACCGACGGGCAGCGCGCAGGCCGATGACTTTGCAGCAGACAATATCGAAATCAAATTTGATTAA
- the mngB gene encoding mannosylglycerate hydrolase, translating into MTKKTVHVYTHTHWDQEWYFTTSRSRIYLFSHIKNVLRVLEDNPDFPSYLLDAQSSLIESYLQWAPEDRDRLYHLIAEQRLITGPWYTQTDQLVIHQESVVRNLYYGQRIAAEAGHSLPLGYVPDCFGQGGNMPQIYRQFGIRHALFWRGIADNTLHETEFLWQGDNGDKVFAVQMPWGYHYGGLIDETPATMKAFLDEKMAPIEARSARQHLLYPHGFDQAPVRENLPELVRSFNECDDARHYQISSPLEFVQAVENESAGDVRVLQGELTEGKHSRVHKTIFSCRADLKLLNNEVEALLVNTLEPVLAIGRGLGHDYPARIVADIWKLMFYNAAHDSIGGCNSDDTNRDIAFRYKQARDLANNLLESTTRQIGIRIPREHDYSFTVFNPLPNPVTQQITFEAWLPGLPFTLRDADGNALPCVIEEQEDLTQYVLNQTIRLNPGKPYHRPEKVFRTRLTVAARDLPALGYTRWHLDFSADGISPRREDAETVIENAAYRIEVESNGLLAITHKASGRRYQRQMLLVENGDDGDSYNYSPPRQDMFITSENALVQASRQRDDLRQTLHLEYLLSVPASLEERAQGIASSPMKVAATVTLQDDDLIRFRVDVENDVLSHRLCVHFATDILANVSCADQLFGVVTRPVQLSNALAVWEEEKWHEKPIAIEPMQSYVNLHDEHHGFTLHTNGVREYEIVGDGFNTIAVTLFRTFGYMGKENLLYRPGRASGESVIATPDAQLLGSLSFTFGWRIHSGSFNQGQHARVSKQLLTTFPVYQDSDFLNGRLRFCLNDEVRDYPETLSLFTLPHGADDALVSTVKCAEQEAGYIVRLYNPNLEQAVALPALANARPVMLDERTPMPVRQQLQQNDVQTLYITRD; encoded by the coding sequence ATGACCAAGAAAACCGTACATGTTTATACCCATACGCACTGGGACCAGGAGTGGTATTTCACCACCTCGCGCTCGCGTATTTACCTGTTCAGCCATATTAAAAACGTGCTGCGCGTGCTGGAAGATAACCCGGATTTCCCCAGCTACCTGCTGGATGCGCAAAGCTCGCTGATTGAAAGCTACCTGCAGTGGGCACCAGAGGATCGTGACCGCCTGTATCACCTGATTGCTGAACAGCGCCTGATTACCGGCCCGTGGTACACCCAGACCGACCAGTTGGTCATCCATCAGGAATCCGTGGTGCGCAACCTGTATTACGGTCAGCGCATTGCCGCCGAGGCCGGTCACAGCCTGCCGCTCGGCTACGTGCCGGACTGCTTCGGCCAGGGCGGAAATATGCCGCAGATCTATCGCCAGTTCGGCATCCGTCACGCGCTGTTCTGGCGCGGCATTGCCGATAACACCCTGCATGAAACTGAGTTTCTCTGGCAGGGGGATAACGGCGATAAGGTCTTTGCCGTGCAGATGCCGTGGGGCTACCACTACGGCGGCCTGATCGACGAAACGCCGGCCACCATGAAAGCGTTTCTCGACGAGAAAATGGCGCCGATCGAAGCCCGCAGCGCGCGCCAGCATCTGCTCTATCCGCACGGCTTTGACCAGGCCCCGGTGCGGGAAAACCTGCCGGAGCTGGTGCGCTCGTTTAACGAATGTGACGACGCCCGCCACTACCAGATAAGCAGCCCGCTGGAATTCGTGCAGGCGGTGGAGAATGAATCTGCCGGGGACGTTCGCGTGCTGCAGGGGGAGCTGACCGAGGGCAAACACTCCCGCGTGCACAAAACCATCTTCTCCTGCCGCGCCGACCTCAAGCTGCTGAACAACGAGGTTGAAGCGCTGCTGGTCAACACCCTGGAACCGGTGCTGGCGATCGGTCGCGGCCTGGGGCATGACTACCCGGCGCGCATCGTGGCGGATATCTGGAAGCTGATGTTCTACAACGCCGCCCACGACAGCATCGGCGGCTGCAACAGCGACGACACCAATCGTGATATCGCCTTCCGCTACAAGCAGGCGCGCGATCTGGCAAACAACCTGCTGGAGTCGACCACCCGGCAGATCGGCATCCGCATTCCGCGCGAGCACGACTACAGCTTTACCGTTTTCAACCCTCTGCCAAACCCGGTCACGCAGCAGATCACCTTTGAGGCGTGGCTGCCCGGCCTGCCGTTCACCCTGCGGGATGCCGACGGTAACGCGCTGCCGTGCGTGATTGAAGAGCAGGAAGATCTGACCCAGTACGTGCTGAATCAGACCATCCGCCTGAACCCGGGCAAACCGTACCACCGCCCGGAGAAGGTGTTCCGCACCCGGCTGACGGTGGCCGCCCGCGATCTTCCGGCGCTGGGCTATACCCGCTGGCATCTGGACTTCTCCGCCGACGGCATCAGCCCGCGCCGGGAAGATGCAGAGACGGTGATTGAAAACGCGGCCTACCGTATTGAGGTGGAAAGCAACGGCCTGCTGGCCATTACCCACAAGGCCAGCGGCAGGCGCTATCAGCGGCAGATGCTGCTGGTGGAAAACGGCGACGACGGCGACTCCTACAACTACTCGCCGCCGCGTCAGGATATGTTTATCACCTCGGAAAATGCGCTGGTTCAGGCCAGCCGCCAGCGGGACGATCTGCGCCAGACGCTGCATCTGGAATATCTGCTCTCGGTGCCTGCCAGCCTGGAAGAACGGGCGCAGGGTATCGCCAGTTCACCGATGAAGGTGGCGGCGACCGTCACGCTGCAGGATGACGATCTGATCCGCTTCCGGGTTGACGTGGAAAATGATGTGCTGAGCCATCGCCTGTGCGTACACTTCGCCACGGATATTCTGGCCAACGTTTCCTGCGCCGATCAGCTGTTTGGCGTGGTGACCCGCCCGGTACAGCTCAGCAACGCGCTGGCGGTATGGGAAGAGGAAAAATGGCACGAGAAGCCGATCGCCATCGAACCGATGCAGAGCTACGTCAATCTGCACGACGAACATCACGGTTTCACCCTGCATACCAACGGCGTGCGGGAGTATGAAATCGTCGGCGACGGCTTTAATACCATCGCCGTGACCCTGTTCCGCACCTTCGGCTATATGGGCAAAGAAAACCTGCTGTACCGCCCGGGCCGCGCCTCCGGCGAGTCGGTGATTGCCACGCCGGATGCCCAACTGCTGGGATCGCTCTCCTTCACCTTCGGCTGGCGCATTCACAGCGGCAGCTTCAATCAGGGGCAGCACGCGCGGGTGTCGAAGCAGCTGCTGACCACCTTCCCGGTGTATCAGGACAGCGATTTCCTCAACGGCCGCCTGCGCTTCTGCCTGAACGACGAAGTGCGCGACTACCCGGAAACGCTCAGCCTGTTTACCCTGCCGCACGGCGCGGACGATGCGCTGGTCAGTACGGTGAAATGCGCCGAGCAGGAAGCGGGCTATATCGTCAGGCTCTATAACCCGAA